The Betta splendens chromosome 2, fBetSpl5.4, whole genome shotgun sequence nucleotide sequence TTAAGAAATTTGGAAAAGGTGCAGTTATAcaaatttaataaaatacagGTAACCTTTTAAAATTGACTTTTCTtcctatgttttttttaacaatgtgTTCAATTTGCATAATGCTGAAGAATCAAATTGTTCTTATCTCTATAGGTGAACTTCAATGAGCCCATTTCTATGCTGCAACGGTTGTCAGAGGACCTTGAGTACCATGAGCTGCTGGACAAGGCAGCTAAGTGCCACAGCTCCCTGGAGCAGATGTGCTATGTGGCTGCCTTCTCTGTGTCCTCCTACTCAACCACGGTGTACCGCACAGGCAAGCCCTTCAACCCTCTGCTAGGGGAAACATATGAGCTGGACCGTCAAAGGGAGAGTGGTTACCGCTCCCTGTGTGAGCAGGTGAGTGAAAAAGAGAAGAACAAGGAAGTGAGCaaaaaatgaaggaaggaaaaCTGTAGAATTCCTGTTGAATCTGTGAAATTTTTGCTTCCTTGAATTGATGTATTTGAAGTTCCTTCTGGAATCTGCCATGTAATTGTTACTGGTAGATTCCCTAACTGTGCTGGTGATTGaaaatagtgatgatgatgattatattATTGTTTGCAGTTTTATTAATACTTGCGAAGACCTTAGCTAGTAACAAGTGGAACATTTTGATCTTAAGGGATGTGACATTTCCTTGTTTTACAGGTCTGAACCTTTTGAGCATCTTGAGCTACAATAAAGTAGTACTTAAGAAGTCCACATAGCCTTTGGTTATTTCAGTCCACCACTCATGTACATGATCACACGTCTCTTCATCTGTCTCTTTAAGGTGAGCCAccatccacctgcagcagcccaTCATGTGATTTCTGATAGGGGTTGGACCCTGAGGCAGGAAATCACAGTTGCCAGCAAGTTTAGAGGGAAGTACCTGTCTATTATGCCTTTAGGTAAGATTCAGCTCTGAACATTTCCAGCATGCCATGTGGTCTAGTGACGTAGATTTTAGGGtgtggtcaaaggtcaaaattCTTTTCTCTGAATACATCACAATAGAAAGGCATGtttctaaattattttaatcaaGAAATTGTGAACAATGTTGCCACCACAACCCAGATTATTGTTTGTTAAACAAAAGAAACTGTTGACTAACAATAGGATATATTTTCTGGAGTCTGAATAAGTTATACATGTACTTTATTTCCCTCAGGCACAATTCATGCAATCTTTGGGAAAAGTAACAATCACTACACATGGAAGAAAGTTACCACCACAGTGCACAACATCATCGTAGGGAAACTGTGGATCGATCAGGTGAGAATCATTTGAAAGAGCATTCTGCAGTGTTTCAGTGATTCAGTTGGCAGTAATCTGATTGCTAGTGtgattttctttgtttctgtgtgtaacTCTAAAGACAAatctaaaaatgtttaaaaaatatttagggTATACCTTCCAGAAAAGATCTGCACTTTATCCTGTAGCTTTATGAGTAGCTTCTAAAGTTCAAAACAACCACTTGCAAACAATGTCGTTAATACACTGGAAGATCGGAATGGGTAGTAAAATGTGCAATCCTAAAAATGATCATCCGTGGAACAATGTTGATATACCCTTTTGTGAATGACACAAATAGATTTTAGTTATAGATTGTTAACATCTGCCCAAAGTATGTTTGGCGTCACGGTTTGATGCTGGTAGGGCGCAGCCTTCATCAGATAACTAGAGGATTTTTACTTGTGCTCTACTGCACATGTCACTTGTTTGCTGTTTTAAAATGGCAGCAGCTCAAAAGCTTTGGCACAAACAAACTCATGCAAGGCCAAGTTGACAGTGTGTTGCAGGGCCACTCACCCTGGCAGATTTGGCCACTTTAaccacaataaataataataataataataataatattctgtgGATGACTCTGTAGTACTGTGGTGAAGGTGTACTGGAGGTGAAATCAGCTTGAATGTTGGAAATCTCTGTTTTTGCTAAAATGAAACTGATCTTATTTGGCTGTTGTTCAGCTGTAGCTGAACTGATCATCATCAAATTACATGTTCGAGAAAGATGAACTTTCCCTGTACTTTAGCTGAGCTCCCATCGAAGCAGAATCACTCTGGGTCATATAACATATGGTAACATAATTCCTAATGGGTGGTAGTCGATGGCTCAGACATAGCCATATGGCTAGTAGCTTGCTAGTTAAACTACAGATTAATGTTATTGAGTGAAATCatatatatattacaatatttattattattagtgtacTGTGATGTGCTGCAGTAAAGCCATTATCAACTGTTAACCACACTGGTAACACAACTTGCAAATCGCTGTGACTTGATTTGCAACATTTCTTGCATaactgctgcagacagacatgctGGCGGTAGCTTCTGTGACAGGAACATGCAGAGCAAACTTTCTTAACCTTTGCAGGAAGATTGTAGATACCAGTAGCaatttacagtttccaggcatCTGTGAGTGTAAATATTGTCCGCAGCATATGCAACTGCAATAAACACTAAAGCAAACAGTACTTCAATACCTTTACTATATACCAAACATacttaaaatgttttacaataCTGGGAAACATTTAGAGCCTTAATATTTTCATGTTTTGCGTTAGTTTTGTTATAATTTTTcttatattttcctttttagtaTTATTGTTTATCCTATGTTTATCGCATTTACATCAATATTAACTGTGCAAAGGGTGCACATAGTTATTATGTAgaagttttaaaatgtttttaattactATTTGTATTATTctacattttcttcttttacagTCAGGAGAGATAGACATAGTCAACCACACCACAGGAGACCGCTGCCATCTTAAATTTGCTCCTTATAGCTACTTTTCCAGAGATGTGGCCCGTAAGGTAATTAACTGAACTAACTGATCAAGCTTTTACAATGCTATTAAATCTCTATTAGGGTCTTTAGTGTCttcaaatgtctttgttttatgGTTTCTCCTGTATGACATAATAAACTGATCTGAACTGCTCTCTGTCTTGTAATGTGCCTCATGGGTCATGACTCACCCTGCCCCTTTCTATTTTAGGTGACTGGTGTTGTGATGGACAAAGATGGCAAAGCCCACTATGTGTTGTCAGGGACATGGGATGAGAAGATGGAATTTTCTCGGGTCATGCAGAGCAGCCGAGGAGGAGAGAACGGCACAGAGGGGAAACAGAAGACAGTCTATCAAACCCTTAAGGCCAGAGAGGTGTGGAGAAGAAACCCTTTACCGTAAGTACTGTTACGTACAATAACTGGGCGTGTTTTGATCCACAGGCATGTTCTTGCTATTGTATCAAAATATTGAAGTCATGCTGCATCATACTGCATGTACTAATAAATATGTCACGTGTACATATATAGTTCTTCGGGCTGGGTCCCCAgcaacacacaaccacacacaatgACTCAATCATCCAGCAAAATCTCCCCCTGTTgaatatattttcatcttaaTTATTCTGGGGAGCTAATGGCCTTTATCTAACATTGTTTGGTGCAATTTTGACTTTAGAGAGTGCTGGTATTTTTCACAGTGAGGGAGCAGAGACCATGTACTACTTCACTGCCTTGGCACTGACCCTAAATGAACCAGAGGAGGGTGTGGCACCAACAGACAGCCGACGCCGGCCTGATCAGCGGCTGATGGAGGACGGTCGCTGGGAAGAGGCCAATGCCGAGAAGCAGCGCCTGGAGGAAAAACAGCGTAGCGCccgcagagaaagagagagggaggccgCCAACCAACGCACTGCCAGCCAATCAGAAGAAGGTATAGTTGTATGTGTTAATGCTGTTTCGCTTTTGCGTTCCTCCTTTCATGGGAAAAATCTTGAAAAAAGGGGTAAAAAGTCTCTTGTGATCCCCTTTTCTCTTCCAAAAGCTGTCGATGAGGACTCTCTTACTGACCCCTCCTTAAAAAGCAAGTactcttttgtttgtttgtttttcagccaTCTCCCGATGCTTTCATTTCTCTCCTAATCGTCCCTATGCTTTATTTAAGTTGTTAAGTTGtactactgtttttttttttttttcagatgcaCCTCATGACAACTACCAGGCGATGTGGTTTGATAGTTGCACAGATGAGGTGACAGGTGATCAAGTCCATATCTATAAGGGAGGCTACTGGGAAACCAAAGACCGTGGCAGCTGGGAGGGCTGCGCGAACATATTTTGATCTCATTTTGACTACAAAGTGCCCTAAAGAGACAGATCCAAGGCCATCTGATGGATGGCTGCCACAAAGGCCTGCCTGATCCCCTATTTGGATGGCTGCTTTGCTCCAGTGGCTCTCTGTTCTAAGAGATCTCCAGGTTGGTCACTGCTGTCTGACACCGAGGGAGGAGCAAGGTTTTGTCTCAAACCTCTGTCACCTCCCCGTTTGGGTTCCTGTCTCTTTGAGTCTTAGCCTCTACCTCTTTGTTGCTGTCACACACCAGAGAGGACTGGAATTAAaatttctgtgctgctgtgactcaggTCAGGCTGAGTATAAGGGAGAGGAGATAAAGGGACAGTGCTTCCACATCTATTGTAGATCATCCTGTTATTGTCTCTGCTGACGCCTCTTTACCCTCCTCCATCAGGAGTTTTTATGCTGATGCCACCCTGTGAAATAATGCAGTGTTCCTGTTGTCATTCATAGCATTGCATTTGTTGGTAATGACTTAAAAAAGGGGAGTTAattaataaatcaaattaaatatacataggtaaataataatttcattaaaCGTTGGTGGCCTTCATGTATGACTTAGTGAGGACTTCTTGTTAATCTCTGATTTAGAGTCTAAATGTAATGAAGTAATGCTtctagtgtgtttgtgtgaatggcTGTGTATCTGCTCTTCCATCACTCTACAACACTGCCACTGGCAGAACAGTGTGGTTAAACATGATTGTCTGGAATCCAGGGTGACCCTTCACACTGTCATGTTTTGTAGCTGGGGTTTTTCTTTATCCAAGTCCTGATAGAACTTATAGTTAAAATGATCATGGATGCTAGAAGATCTCAACTCTCTCTTTGCCTTAGAAATAAGCACCCTGATGCTGGATACGATGCTGACATTTTTACAAGGTTTCTTGTGAAAATACAAAACCGTTTTTAGGGAATTTTGTGGAGAAAGACTTTAAAGCTGTAAAATAGCAAAAGGCTTGTTCCATTGCTGAAAAACCTGACATTAGTGCAATTGTATCCACTACTGGTAATAAAATTACAAATATTCACAGTGTAAAAATGATGTTTTGCAAATTGCAAACAATGTGAACGGTAACAAAGTTTCATGGCAGTaaagttgttttttaaaaatggtTTAGTGGCAAcagaaatgcaaacacaaacgtACATTGGGTGAAGACTGATGCCGAATTCCCTGTGAATCAGCTGAAGAGTTCATACATATGCAAATATGCATTTTGACACCAaaaacatggtgtgtgtgtctggttgtgtgtgtgcgtgtgtgtgtgtgtgtgcatttgatAATTTTGTTTGTAAGTGTActtaaaataaagaataaaacaattGCAAATAAGTGATTTATAAATTATACAAAATCAAATGATAGTATTGATAAATGTAAGGTAGATTGTTTTCTTATACTTTTGGTTCCTCTCTGATCATGGAACAGGGTCTTCATTGTCACAGCAAAAGGAGTTTCTGTACTTTAAGGCAAGAGGAGGCATTGTTCAGTATTTTATATTAACAAAGGAggaatgtttaataaatgctgtgATGTCAAACATAGATTTTcatacttttctttaatttatcaTTATTTGGTAACGTACTTGTTCTACTGCCAAATCAGATCTTTAGGGATGTTTGTCTTCATGTTCAACAAGCTAGATGAGATTATGCTTGGTGTTACAATTAATAAACATACTGCCATCATTTTGGATTCTCGATGTGTACATTAtcattactgtaaaatgtagcGCAAATAGAAGTTTGAAACAACTAAGCACCTTACCTTGGAAtgttttaatatactgtatatgaatatCAATATAGACGATATATTCATTTTGGTCGGGACATAAGTATCAGTCCCACAGCAGGGGAAATCGCATCAGCAGCCAGTTCGACCAGTGCAGAATcttgacagtggaagcaagttgcaatacaatacaatactgtAGAAAAAGCTAATACTAAATATAAGGGATGAACACAACGTTGACAAGTAAGGTTTATTATGGCTTGAACTTGAACCTATGCTCAGTTTAAACCAGTAGAGGGTGCTTGTCATATTCCAAGTGGAGCCGTTTCTTCCACCCATTGCAGTCGTTTCTGCTGTGTCATGCCAGCACAATTATTTTAAGCCTTGTTTCGAAAGGCAGACTAGAACATACCATCCTATTCACACAGGAAAGAGAAATGGAGTTGTGGAAAGTTGGGGAGGGGCTTGCGCTTCGGCTGACCTCAGAGCTGCTGGGACCGTGGGAGGCGATCGATGCAGTGCATCACGCTCGGGACACACCCTGCCTGTGATGCAGCGCAGTGCAGTGGACAAGAGGGGGACAGTGGGAGTTTGCATAACAGGCAGTTACAATATCcacagagggagggatgggAATGCTGAATCAGTGAAACTGCGTGAAAGCCCGGGAGAGGGTGGAAGAGGGTACACGAGAAGGGGGAACAGCCAGGGGAGTCTGGGTAAGATGTAAAGCATGATGCCTCGAATGTGGAGCTGACAGGTCACTTTGTTCTACCTCCCACTCTGTTCTCACTTAGGAGACTTTTAATAGACTTTAATCTCTGCGTCGCTTTTAGCGCACAGTAGGGTTTGAGGGTTTAAAGCCGGAACTGTCCCTCTCAGCAAGCCAGAGTACAGGTAAGGTCTCACAAATCAAtatctctgctttgttttgcagcGTTCTCTAATATACGCCCAGACGCATCAACACTGGAGTAATAGATACCTCCCACTGAGTAACAAGAGGGAATCAAGTTACAAGTGGGACAGAATTTGGTATTGATGCATAggttcaataaaaataaataaaaagggtATTAATGGAGAACACGCAACCAATCTGTGCATGTGCCTCACAACACTGGATGCTTCATACTGAATATtgtactataataataataatccacaATCCTTACAGACCAATTTCTCTCGCCTTGTTCAACTGGACCTCTGCCAGTTCTTAGTCAGATGGAGGCAGATAAAGTGATGTGTTTACCAAAGTTGTCCCGGGTCGCTGTGTGCGGCGGTACCCATGGTAATGAGATGTCTGGGATCTACCTGGTCAAAGAGCTGCTCAAGGCGAAGGCgaaaggggtggaggaggaggaggaagagacggTACCAGCACTGTTGGTGCTTTCGAACCCGCGGGCCATGCAGCAGTGCCGTAGATACATAGACACCGACCTGAACCGCTGCTTCACCCACGCCGCCCTCACGTAAGGCGACCATGAGAAGTGCCGATGCTGCTCATGGACATAGTTCTAATGGTTTCCTGTTTCTACCTCCCAGTGGTCCCATGTTGGACCCAGAACTGTACGAATTGGTCAGGTCCAGAGAATTAAACGCCACGCTGGGGCCTAAAGGCAGTCCTGAGGCGGTGGATCTCATCTGTGACCTCCACAACACCACTGCCAACATGGGCCTCTGCCTCATCTCGCACTCTGACTGCGACTGGATCTGCCTGCACATATTCAGGTACCTTCAGGTAAGTCGAGGCACATCCTACAGTCATCGGACTGATATTTGTGTGTGCACTAGGGCACTTTGAAGTAAGTAAGCTGAAGTGAAGCTGGACGTCTTTTTTAGAGGCAGATGTCAGATGTGCCGATTAGGTATATCCATCTTGATGTCTCCAATAAAGAAGCGTACTCTCTTGATTCAGTGGGAAAACATGGCTTTGGTGAGTTTTCATGTTTCCTGAAAGGTCAGAAAATTTAGAGATTTGAACTGTAAAAGTCTGTGATCTGCAGCAATGGAGATCGGCCCCCAGCCGCACGGCGTGGTGCGTTCCAACGTCTACGCCGTCATGAAGGCTGGAGTGCAGCACATGCTCGACTGGGTCACTTCCTTCAACTCAGGTACGGTGAATTCAATGCCTGGCTGTTCTGGCTCTGTCACAATGACTTTCAAATCCTCAAATCCATCTATTCTTTcacttcctcttcatcttcaggTAGAGCTTTTGAAAGTGGATTTGTGGACGTGTTTACCATGGTTAAATGTATTGACTATCCGAGAGATAGTAAGACccacaacatcacagcaacCATACATCCTGAACTCCAGGTGCGGTTTGTTACAACATTATTTATCCATTGTTTTACTGAAACGCTGCTGAGCACAAGTACATGACGTAAAATAAAAGAGGGAGTGGCCAAAACAACTATGGTTCCTGGCAGAATGAATCAGAACATATAATCAATGAATCACAAGAGTCAAAATCTCACATGCGCAAACACAAAAGAATATCTTTTGAAAGTCACAGTGTCGATGGATCCTAGCTCCTCTAAAAGACAAGCTATTGCTTACCTTTAAATCAAAACGAAAGCAACAAGGAAAACCACATGCTGAGCATAATGTTCATACCTTAACGCATCTGCTTTGTTAGTGGAGGAAACTAATTTATTTCAAAATTCCCCCATTTACACAAAACAGTTTCAGAGCATAGAGAAAATTACAGCGTTGCAGGGACATGAAGCTTATTAACCGTGTAAACTGACAGTTTCAGACAGATGTcgaattttaataaaatgttttccattttccacAGAGTTGACTATACCAGTCACTGCAGGGCCGGTATAACTGCTATGTTACTGCCGTCAATGTAAATTACAGCAGAATGCTAAAACAGGAGGGAAAAGCCTGGGGTGAAACTTTGACAGCTGTTGTTATCAAGGAATGTGAACTAAAATGTCtgactgaaaaaacaaaaacattccgTGTGTGCCATCCACACCCAGTGGTGTTTTCCAGATTGTTTTGTAAATAACGTTTCCACCAATGACAGATAGCAGACTGTTGAGCACCTGGGGGTGAAGACGAGACTGCGACTGAGAGACGAGACTGAGAGCGTTTACTCCACTTTATTGGACCCAAAATTACTgctaataattatatatatttatattataatactTATATATAAGTATtcttaataaatataatatggaTAAATATATTGTTCATTGGTTCCAAATCACAAAGAAACTTCTTTAGAAATGAGATGAAATTACAGTACAAAGTACAAACCCACAAAGTTTAAGGTTTTAAAGTAAAGGCAAACTTTAATTCATATAAAATTTGCTAGGTTTTCCTCATGTTCATTCCGTCATCCATTTCTTCTTCGTTTTTCTTTGTGGGGACATAATGGGAGATAGAGAGTTGCAGTACGTAAAATTACATATTTAATTTGTATCTGAGTTAATCAAATAGAAACTTTGGTCGATGCCTATCTGATGAACTGCCACCACAGGTGACACATGTTTCGGTGTTGTGTAAGTGCATGACTGTCGTCAGGAGGAAGACTTGAAAAATTGTGActgtctttaaaaagaaaaaaaaaatttaattgaaaACTTATACACAGTAAGAGGTGggttgtgtttgcatttttgATCCCAGTGCTGTTGTTTGATGCGACTGGCATGAATCGCAGACTTTCCATAAATAACCCACTCTGTTTAGTTACTATTGACGCTCTTCGGTGCTGATTGACATCTGCAGTCGTTCACAGGGTAATTTGATTGAGTTGTTTCGCTAACACTGGCATGAGTCACTACGCGATTTGTCTGCTGTCGTAGGTCGAATAAGGTCAAGAATTAAGGAGTGTCATTTCCATCATGGGTTTAAATAGATCATTACTAAGCAAACATAATGTTGTTGGTAGTGATTAAAACTGTGTTAAGACTGAGTGTAATGAGAGCAGATGATGTGTGGTTCAATTACTCTGTCTAGTGTACACTGTTTAATGagatgtaattttttttaaggATAAGCCTTCTTAAAACACAATAGTCAGGACAAGGAGAGAAGTTTGTTTCTTTAGAACATAAGCCCACATGTAAAAATCCATACGCTTAGTATTTACAGAGAGCTATTCCTTATTCTTTATTTCAAATAACACCTGCTATGAGCTGTTTTGAAGCATTGCCATAAGTCCTGTGTTGCTCTTAGTAGTCTGCCCTTCCCCACAGGACCGGGACTTCTGCCTTCTCTGTCCCGAAGACCCACTGTTCCAGACTTTCTCAGGGGAAACGCTAAGCTACAAAGGGACCGAACCACTTTATCCGTTCTTCATCAACGAATGTGCGTATTACGAGAAGGGCATCGCTCTGTGTTTGGCGAGACAGAGGCGCCTGAGAATTCCTGCGATCCGAGTGCAAACGGAGCAGGAACAACAAGCTAATAAACAAAGATCTgcatcagaagaagaagagtgaaGATTGACAGCACAAGTCACAATGGAATACAGTACAAAAAGAAATTTATTGCCATTACAGCTTTTGCACAAATGCATGTGTACTTGAACATTCAGTCACAATAATAAAGTGTACAGTATCAGCTTCAGCTGAAAGGTGGGAAACATTCACAAAGCACAGTCGTACAGTTGCTTTAATATCATAATGGGTTCAGGGTTCAAACAATTTCTCTGGCTCACCCTAAATATGAGACACATTCTGATTTATCATCGACCACGTATGGAGCCACGATCCACAGACTCTCATGTCATGAGTCACTGCAGCGGTGGTTCTAGGATGAGAGTGGTGTTTTCACTAAAGGTACTTGCTTAATGGATCTTTTATGCAATCACAAAATAGAAAATTACTATCACTGTAGCAATATTTaggatattttaaaaaataatttaagtgCAAAATACTCTATCTTATCATAATATGGCCTTTAAAGTACATTCATAATGCCTAACAGGGAATAACCATTTCCCTCATATCCTGTTGATTTAGTTTATgtaattgtttttttccagtggCAAAAAAAGGACAATAAATTTAAGTCAAAAGCAAGAATGTGGAGATTAATGGGAAGAATGCACAACATAAAATGTCGAAAATGCACAACTACGGTGACAGTTAATTTTTAGAGCTTACAAAACCTATGACAACATGTAGACATGaataaaaatagcaaaaaaacaTACACGAAACAGCTATGCGTACGCGGTGACGCGAAGTCAAACGTCACTGGACTTGAAAATTGGTTAAGAGTCAAATGTCAGCGCTGTGTGGTTCCTGAACTCAAAGGTTCACACAGCAGCCGCTGCAATGCGTCGCCCTTTGCAAGCATCCGTAGGCTACATTTTGAGGCAGCTGTTGTCAAAGCTAATCACACAACAGCTACTCCCAGTCAGAACAACATGCAAGGTGTGCCGAGACTTTGACATCACTGGCAGGTTTTTGTGCGTTCAATGAATGGAAAATGATGCCGCGCCTGACTCTGGGTGTGAGCAGACATTCAACAGGAATTGTCTGTCGGACCTCTGAAAACCTGAACTTGAAGAAGGTTCAGTTAAATTTGTCCCATTGCAAAGCACACTCTGTACTATACGTATGTACAGCACTGTTTATAGAGATTCATATGAATGCACATCAGTCAGTCTGCAAAGACTAGATTTGAGCtcttattttttataattattaacaaCTTGTAAATACTGCAAATGCTATTTCGACTTATTTAGGTTGTTTTGGAATTGTTTTCTATTAAACTAACACTGTAATCCTCAAACATATGTTGTCTGAGTATGACTAATTAAACCAAAATGCCTGTTGGTTTAATCAGTCAACTACAGGTATCTAGGTTTCTCATTACAATATGttcatcttccctgccattgtatCCAAATCATGCTCCCAGCCCATGTTGTGTAGCCTGTCAGACCTGTTCTGAGCAATGCAGCTGTGTTACATAAGTAATCCAGCAAGTATCGCACACAGCTTTTCAGGTGTTGCGGGACTGAGCTAAACGTTTGCAGTA carries:
- the LOC114866703 gene encoding oxysterol-binding protein 1-like isoform X1, with the protein product MSEPKTPTPTPPSDTYKGWVFKWTNYLKGYQRRWFVLSNGLLSYYRTQAEMGHTCRGTINLATATITVDDACNFVISNGGAQTYHLKASCEVERQRWITALELAKAKAARMQPESDDSGDDFSSSAPVAPGQGGGSHNSEVQSALRTLGSKVQDLSTCNDLISKHGSALQRSLSELDSLRLTGEAADKIRQVTERATLFRITSNAMINACRDFLTLAQTHSKRWQKALQAEREQRVRLEETLEQLAKQHNHLERAFRGASQANASADNKSADGPGKGEASDEDDDNEFFDAMEEAPEFITVPADPQLHKRSSSNVSGFNTEMCSDDQSLNEEPLVINQESPSQELVPLKKRRTRIPDKPNYSLNLWSIMKNCIGKELSKIPMPVNFNEPISMLQRLSEDLEYHELLDKAAKCHSSLEQMCYVAAFSVSSYSTTVYRTGKPFNPLLGETYELDRQRESGYRSLCEQVSHHPPAAAHHVISDRGWTLRQEITVASKFRGKYLSIMPLGTIHAIFGKSNNHYTWKKVTTTVHNIIVGKLWIDQSGEIDIVNHTTGDRCHLKFAPYSYFSRDVARKVTGVVMDKDGKAHYVLSGTWDEKMEFSRVMQSSRGGENGTEGKQKTVYQTLKAREVWRRNPLPEGAETMYYFTALALTLNEPEEGVAPTDSRRRPDQRLMEDGRWEEANAEKQRLEEKQRSARREREREAANQRTASQSEEAVDEDSLTDPSLKNAPHDNYQAMWFDSCTDEVTGDQVHIYKGGYWETKDRGSWEGCANIF
- the LOC114865726 gene encoding N-acyl-aromatic-L-amino acid amidohydrolase (carboxylate-forming) B-like, translated to MEADKVMCLPKLSRVAVCGGTHGNEMSGIYLVKELLKAKAKGVEEEEEETVPALLVLSNPRAMQQCRRYIDTDLNRCFTHAALTGPMLDPELYELVRSRELNATLGPKGSPEAVDLICDLHNTTANMGLCLISHSDCDWICLHIFRYLQRQMSDVPIRYIHLDVSNKEAYSLDSVGKHGFAMEIGPQPHGVVRSNVYAVMKAGVQHMLDWVTSFNSGRAFESGFVDVFTMVKCIDYPRDSKTHNITATIHPELQDRDFCLLCPEDPLFQTFSGETLSYKGTEPLYPFFINECAYYEKGIALCLARQRRLRIPAIRVQTEQEQQANKQRSASEEEE